A section of the Nitrospirota bacterium genome encodes:
- a CDS encoding co-chaperone GroES, which yields MKTKKNIVIVGDRVLIDLDDKADRTSSGLYLPATVKEKEKVHGGYVVKVGPGYPVHDPNTSDEPWIAKKRQDLKYIPLQATEGDYAIFLRESAVDIEFEGKKYVIVPHSSVLALVRTELVSE from the coding sequence ATGAAGACGAAAAAGAATATCGTTATTGTCGGGGACAGGGTCCTGATAGATCTCGATGACAAGGCAGACAGGACATCATCAGGACTTTATCTTCCTGCAACGGTAAAGGAAAAAGAGAAGGTGCATGGCGGGTACGTGGTAAAAGTGGGGCCCGGATATCCGGTCCATGACCCCAATACCTCTGATGAACCCTGGATAGCAAAGAAACGTCAGGACCTCAAATATATCCCTCTTCAGGCGACAGAAGGCGATTATGCCATTTTCCTGAGGGAGTCTGCCGTGGACATCGAGTTCGAAGGCAAGAAATACGTAATCGTCCCGCACTCCTCAGTCCTTGCGCTGGTCCGCACAGAACTGGTCAGCGAATGA
- the rmuC gene encoding DNA recombination protein RmuC, which translates to MIEILLVVAIMGIIALAVMSLQLLKRDAAPLWDQAKIKIDGLERNQERLERTLKEEISRNREEAGNSSRSLREEMMNSLKSFNDSLLNQMQKISSLQNEQFGTFTQQLNTLTQSNEQRLEKMRLTVEEKLKSLQEDNSQKLEKMRETVDEKLHATLEKRLGESFKLVSERLELVHKGLGEMQSLAIGVGDLKKVLSNVKTRGILGEFQLGSILEQILAPEQYAKNVATKKGSRENVEFAIILPGKDDNGAVVYLPLDSKFPVENYHTLLEAYEHGDHAALEEASKQLEATIKKCAKAIRDKYLDPPGTTDFGIMFLPFEGLYAEVVKRTGLIEILQREYKVIITGPTTLAAILNSLQMGFRTLAIEKRSSEVWTLLSAVKTEFGKFGDILEKTQKKLQEASNTIEDAAKKSRTIEKKLKNVQVLTVTDTQNLLGDADEQ; encoded by the coding sequence ATGATCGAGATCCTTCTCGTCGTTGCGATCATGGGGATCATTGCGCTTGCAGTCATGAGCCTTCAGCTTTTGAAGCGCGACGCAGCACCGCTTTGGGACCAGGCAAAGATAAAGATCGACGGCCTTGAACGGAATCAGGAGAGGCTTGAACGGACGCTCAAGGAAGAGATCAGCCGCAACAGGGAAGAGGCAGGCAATTCTTCGCGCAGCCTGAGGGAGGAGATGATGAACTCCCTCAAGAGTTTTAATGATTCGCTCCTGAACCAGATGCAGAAGATATCCAGCCTCCAGAATGAACAGTTCGGCACCTTTACCCAGCAGCTCAATACCCTGACACAGTCAAATGAGCAGCGCCTTGAGAAGATGCGTCTGACCGTGGAGGAGAAGCTGAAATCGCTCCAGGAAGACAATTCCCAGAAGCTTGAAAAGATGCGCGAGACGGTTGACGAGAAGCTCCACGCAACGCTCGAAAAGAGGCTTGGCGAATCCTTCAAGCTGGTGAGTGAACGGCTCGAACTTGTGCATAAGGGGCTTGGCGAGATGCAGAGCCTTGCCATTGGCGTCGGCGATCTCAAGAAGGTCCTTTCCAATGTGAAGACACGCGGGATCCTCGGAGAATTCCAGCTTGGCAGTATCCTGGAGCAGATCCTTGCCCCAGAGCAGTATGCAAAAAATGTGGCGACAAAAAAAGGAAGCAGGGAGAATGTCGAATTTGCGATCATACTACCGGGCAAGGATGACAACGGCGCTGTTGTCTATCTCCCCCTGGATTCAAAGTTCCCGGTAGAAAATTATCATACACTCCTGGAGGCCTATGAGCATGGCGACCATGCTGCGCTGGAGGAGGCATCCAAACAGCTTGAAGCAACGATCAAAAAGTGTGCAAAGGCTATCAGGGACAAGTATCTTGACCCTCCCGGCACTACTGACTTCGGCATCATGTTCCTTCCGTTTGAAGGATTGTATGCCGAGGTGGTGAAAAGGACCGGACTTATCGAAATTCTCCAGCGGGAATACAAAGTCATCATTACCGGCCCGACAACGCTTGCCGCGATCCTCAACAGTCTTCAGATGGGATTCCGGACCCTTGCGATCGAAAAACGTTCAAGCGAGGTCTGGACGCTTTTAAGCGCAGTGAAGACGGAATTCGGCAAGTTTGGCGATATCCTTGAGAAGACGCAGAAAAAGCTGCAGGAGGCCAGCAATACGATTGAAGATGCGGCAAAGAAATCACGCACCATAGAAAAGAAACTGAAGAATGTCCAGGTCCTGACGGTGACAGATACGCAGAACCTTCTCGGGGACGCTGACGAGCAGTAG
- the mtgA gene encoding monofunctional biosynthetic peptidoglycan transglycosylase, which yields MAKKKSLLKKLIHLFLFCTVVFVAFHFIYPDVSRLKKENPKKSAFMEYREAEWAREGKKYRIRQIWVPYGAISPYLIKAVLIGEDDKFWQHEGFDYEAMQKAIEKDIKAKKFKLGGSTISQQLAKNLFLSPSKNPVRKIREAIITWRMERALPKKRLLELYLNVAEWGDAGIFGIEAASRHYYGKSASALGPEEASRLAAVLPNPRKFNPLGSSRYVVNRSALIYNIMVRRGIVVPELDEVEQKSPEVSEEKGAPPVSPVEATKSSSQ from the coding sequence ATGGCAAAGAAGAAATCACTGCTGAAAAAACTGATCCATCTCTTCTTGTTCTGCACTGTTGTCTTTGTCGCATTTCATTTCATCTATCCGGACGTTTCCAGACTGAAGAAAGAGAATCCGAAGAAGAGCGCTTTCATGGAATACCGTGAGGCTGAATGGGCGAGGGAAGGAAAGAAATACAGGATAAGGCAGATTTGGGTGCCCTATGGCGCTATCTCTCCCTATCTTATCAAGGCAGTGCTGATCGGAGAGGACGACAAGTTCTGGCAGCATGAAGGCTTTGATTATGAGGCGATGCAGAAGGCCATTGAGAAAGACATAAAGGCAAAGAAGTTCAAGCTGGGCGGAAGCACGATCAGCCAGCAGTTGGCCAAGAACCTGTTTCTGTCTCCCTCCAAGAATCCGGTCAGAAAGATCAGAGAGGCGATCATAACCTGGCGCATGGAACGGGCCCTGCCAAAGAAGCGACTCCTTGAGCTTTATCTCAATGTTGCAGAGTGGGGCGATGCCGGCATATTCGGCATTGAGGCAGCCTCGCGCCACTACTATGGCAAGTCAGCTTCTGCTCTGGGACCTGAAGAGGCGAGCAGGCTTGCGGCTGTGCTGCCGAACCCGCGGAAGTTCAATCCGCTGGGGTCTTCACGATATGTTGTGAACCGTTCCGCTTTGATCTATAACATTATGGTCAGACGCGGCATTGTCGTGCCGGAACTGGATGAAGTTGAGCAGAAGAGCCCTGAAGTTTCGGAGGAAAAAGGAGCGCCGCCAGTATCTCCTGTCGAAGCGACAAAATCTTCCTCGCAGTAG
- a CDS encoding diguanylate cyclase codes for MKIKVQQKVILLSIIAAILLWFADSVLDLVYTPGHSFQEVFFEDISPHELYTRIFFSISFIVLGLLASRLISRLKRVEDEKENFIMAVANSNNGIALTDEADRYVFVNNAYAELHGYSPQELMGKTCLDLIPPDMVQQSRYILNTILRNPLSGIFNGETVAQRKDGSTLPIEIRAKSFWDEAGSYQGHTCIVHDISEEKKTKLQIEQTARFLNTIFDSIRDPFMILDSDYKIIKANQAYSDLKGIMLDDLINEKCYAVTRQREAVCNECIVAKTFRSGDPAAKEKKVLTDSGMHEWLEIYTYPILNQEGVVTHVIEYVRNITDRKRAEEESHRFIKELETLSSEDSLTGLQNRRMIFERLRHEIERVRRYKSGLSLIFCDLDSFKEINDNYGHQAGDEVLRTIADILRMAVRANDVIGRYGGDEFLILLPQTSLKGAQELAERIRFSVQETKFDMPGGRSAGTTMSIGVAYYDGTESDAGALLSRIDTALYVSKRSGKNQVYSLV; via the coding sequence GTGAAGATCAAGGTTCAGCAGAAGGTAATACTTTTGTCCATTATCGCCGCAATCCTGCTTTGGTTTGCCGATTCAGTCCTCGATCTTGTCTATACCCCGGGGCATTCGTTTCAGGAAGTATTCTTTGAAGATATATCTCCTCATGAACTCTATACCCGGATCTTTTTTTCAATCTCGTTCATTGTTCTGGGGCTCCTTGCGTCCCGCCTGATCAGCAGGCTGAAGAGGGTCGAAGATGAAAAGGAGAACTTTATCATGGCGGTTGCCAACTCCAATAATGGCATTGCGCTTACTGATGAGGCTGACAGATACGTATTTGTAAATAATGCTTACGCAGAGCTCCACGGGTACTCTCCTCAGGAGCTTATGGGCAAGACCTGTCTTGACCTCATTCCTCCTGATATGGTGCAGCAGTCCCGGTATATTCTGAACACGATACTCCGCAACCCGCTTAGCGGGATATTTAACGGGGAGACTGTCGCACAGCGCAAAGACGGCAGCACTCTGCCGATCGAGATCCGTGCAAAGTCATTCTGGGATGAAGCCGGCAGCTATCAGGGGCATACCTGTATTGTGCATGACATATCTGAGGAGAAGAAGACAAAATTACAGATCGAACAGACCGCGCGGTTTTTGAACACCATTTTTGACAGCATCAGGGACCCTTTTATGATCCTGGACAGCGACTATAAGATCATCAAGGCAAATCAGGCATACTCCGATCTCAAGGGCATCATGCTGGATGACCTTATCAATGAAAAGTGTTATGCCGTGACGCGGCAGCGTGAGGCGGTATGTAATGAATGCATTGTTGCAAAGACCTTCAGGTCAGGGGACCCGGCTGCAAAGGAGAAGAAGGTGCTGACGGATTCTGGCATGCATGAATGGCTCGAAATATATACCTATCCTATCCTGAATCAGGAAGGCGTTGTTACGCACGTCATTGAATACGTGAGAAATATTACTGACCGCAAGAGGGCGGAAGAAGAGAGTCATCGATTCATTAAGGAACTCGAGACACTGTCTTCGGAGGACAGCCTTACCGGACTTCAGAACCGGAGGATGATCTTTGAGCGGCTCCGGCATGAGATCGAGCGGGTCAGGAGATATAAGTCTGGGTTGTCGCTCATATTCTGTGACCTCGATTCTTTTAAGGAGATCAATGATAATTACGGACACCAGGCAGGCGATGAGGTGCTCAGGACTATTGCCGATATCCTGAGGATGGCTGTCAGGGCGAACGATGTTATCGGCAGATATGGCGGCGATGAGTTTCTCATACTCCTGCCCCAGACCTCATTAAAAGGCGCGCAGGAGCTCGCTGAGCGGATCCGGTTTTCGGTGCAGGAGACGAAGTTCGACATGCCGGGCGGCAGGAGCGCAGGAACTACCATGAGCATCGGCGTTGCATATTACGATGGGACAGAGAGCGACGCAGGAGCGCTGCTCAGCCGCATCGATACGGCGTTGTACGTATCAAAACGATCAGGGAAAAATCAGGTATATTCTTTAGTCTGA
- the nifS gene encoding cysteine desulfurase NifS, whose product MSTIYLDNNATTRTAPEVLDAMMPYLTEFYGNPSSMHTFGGQVHKKIEEAREQVAALINAEPEEIVFTSCGTESDNTALMSAVETLPAKKHLITTRVEHPAVLNLCHHLGRKGFRTTYLPVDMLGRLDPAALDKALDDDTAIVSIMFANNETGVIFPVEEIALRLHEQGVLFHTDAVQAAGKIPLDVKKTPLHMLTISGHKLHAPKGIGALFVRKGTRFHPYIIGGHQERSRRAGTENVASIIGLGKAAELARTNLEEEISYLGRLRDRLERGLLNSCPHARVNGDIASRLPNTANISFEYIEGEAILLRLNEFGICASSGSACTSGSLEPSHVLRAMGVPYTAVHGSIRFSLSRYNTDRDIDTVLEVMPGIVNELRELSPFGRSIPEGSGGQTKEYT is encoded by the coding sequence ATGAGCACCATATATCTCGACAATAATGCGACGACCAGAACGGCCCCTGAAGTCCTCGATGCCATGATGCCCTATCTGACAGAGTTCTATGGCAACCCCTCGAGCATGCATACCTTCGGCGGCCAGGTCCACAAAAAGATTGAAGAAGCCAGGGAACAGGTCGCAGCACTAATCAATGCAGAACCTGAAGAGATCGTATTCACCAGCTGCGGCACAGAAAGCGACAATACTGCCCTCATGAGCGCGGTTGAAACACTGCCCGCAAAAAAACATCTTATTACCACGCGCGTTGAGCATCCTGCCGTGCTTAACCTCTGCCATCATCTCGGGAGGAAAGGATTCCGGACTACGTATCTGCCTGTCGACATGCTGGGACGGCTCGACCCTGCTGCGCTTGATAAAGCGCTTGATGATGATACGGCAATCGTCTCGATTATGTTTGCAAACAATGAAACCGGGGTCATCTTCCCTGTCGAGGAGATCGCATTGCGCCTTCATGAGCAAGGCGTCCTTTTTCATACCGATGCCGTGCAGGCTGCAGGCAAGATACCCCTTGATGTCAAGAAAACGCCGCTGCATATGCTGACCATCTCAGGTCATAAGCTCCACGCCCCAAAAGGGATCGGAGCCCTCTTTGTGAGAAAAGGAACCCGCTTTCATCCCTACATTATCGGCGGTCATCAGGAACGCAGCAGACGGGCAGGCACCGAGAATGTTGCATCCATTATCGGCCTTGGAAAGGCTGCCGAGCTTGCCCGGACAAATCTTGAGGAAGAAATATCATATCTTGGCAGACTCCGGGACCGCCTTGAGCGGGGACTGCTGAATTCCTGCCCCCACGCAAGGGTAAACGGCGATATTGCCAGCAGACTTCCCAACACGGCAAATATCAGCTTTGAATACATCGAAGGTGAGGCTATCCTGCTCAGACTGAATGAATTTGGTATCTGCGCCTCTTCAGGATCTGCCTGCACCTCAGGCTCACTTGAACCCTCGCACGTCCTGAGGGCAATGGGCGTCCCATATACCGCAGTACATGGCTCGATCCGCTTCTCCCTGAGCAGATACAATACAGACAGGGATATTGATACGGTCCTCGAAGTTATGCCGGGGATAGTGAATGAGCTGCGGGAACTCTCACCCTTTGGCAGGAGTATACCTGAAGGCAGTGGTGGTCAGACTAAAGAATATACCTGA
- the nifU gene encoding Fe-S cluster assembly protein NifU, which produces MWDYTDKVKEAFLRPKNVGEIENADAVGEVGSIVCGDALKLYLRIDKATEKILDARFQTFGCASAIASSSALTELIRGKTLDEALAVTNQDIADFLGGLPAQKMHCSVMGREALEAAIANYRGAPIRKTDAERVVCKCFDVTEEKIRRVAMDNHLTTVDEVTNFTKAGGGCGECKPEIENILAAIWSAQPPLKPLKPKGMTNLQKIALIQEVIERDIRPLLQADNGDVEIVDIDGNRVVVALRGICSGCSMSEVTLKSIQDKLRELVSDDIVIQESR; this is translated from the coding sequence ATGTGGGACTATACAGACAAGGTCAAAGAGGCCTTTCTCAGGCCGAAGAATGTCGGAGAAATTGAAAACGCCGATGCCGTTGGTGAAGTGGGAAGCATCGTATGCGGCGATGCGCTCAAGCTCTACCTCAGGATAGATAAGGCAACGGAAAAGATCCTTGATGCCCGCTTTCAGACCTTTGGCTGTGCAAGCGCCATAGCAAGCTCATCAGCCCTCACCGAGCTGATCAGGGGAAAGACCCTCGATGAAGCACTTGCCGTTACCAATCAGGATATTGCAGACTTTCTCGGCGGCCTGCCTGCCCAGAAGATGCACTGCTCGGTCATGGGAAGGGAAGCGCTTGAGGCGGCCATCGCAAACTATCGCGGAGCGCCCATACGAAAAACAGACGCTGAGCGGGTTGTCTGCAAATGCTTTGATGTGACCGAAGAAAAGATCCGGCGCGTAGCCATGGATAACCATCTTACAACCGTTGACGAGGTCACGAACTTCACCAAGGCAGGAGGAGGATGCGGCGAATGCAAACCGGAAATAGAGAATATCCTCGCCGCAATCTGGTCTGCCCAGCCGCCTTTAAAGCCTCTCAAGCCGAAGGGAATGACCAATCTTCAGAAGATCGCACTCATTCAGGAAGTTATCGAGCGCGACATCAGGCCTCTTCTTCAGGCAGATAACGGGGATGTGGAGATCGTCGATATTGACGGAAACAGGGTCGTGGTAGCGCTCAGAGGGATCTGCAGCGGCTGCTCCATGTCAGAGGTGACCCTAAAGAGTATTCAGGATAAACTGCGGGAACTGGTAAGCGACGATATTGTCATTCAGGAAAGCAGATGA
- a CDS encoding phosphoribosylformylglycinamidine cyclo-ligase: MKKKQTITYKKAGVDIDEGDRFVDLIGPLVKKTLRPEVLSGIGLFGALVRVDTKKFKKPVLVSGTDGVGTKLKIAFMTDRHDTVGIDLVAMCVNDILTSGAEPLFFLDYFATGRLKPEKAADVIRGITAGCMQSGCALVGGETAEMPGFYDKGEYDLSGFAVGVVDQDKIINGSKIRKGDAIIGLASSGIHSNGYSLVRKIFFDHKKMSVKKFIPEFGKTLGEELLSPTTIYVKAYAAVKAAVKVKGMAHITGGGIPGNLPRVFPAGFGAIVEEQSWPVPPVFTVMQRLGNVPDVDMKRTFNMGIGFAMIVDKGEADKTIALLKKAGYKAYRIGTMEKAAEGVRYV; encoded by the coding sequence ATGAAAAAGAAACAGACAATTACCTATAAAAAGGCTGGCGTCGATATCGACGAGGGAGACAGATTTGTCGATCTCATCGGTCCTCTGGTGAAGAAGACCCTCCGCCCTGAGGTTCTGAGCGGCATCGGCCTTTTCGGGGCCCTTGTCAGGGTCGACACAAAGAAATTCAAAAAGCCGGTGCTGGTGAGCGGTACCGACGGTGTAGGCACGAAGCTCAAAATCGCGTTCATGACTGACAGGCACGATACGGTCGGCATTGACCTTGTTGCCATGTGTGTAAATGACATTCTTACGAGCGGCGCTGAGCCCCTGTTTTTTTTAGACTACTTTGCTACAGGCAGATTAAAGCCTGAAAAGGCTGCAGATGTGATCAGGGGCATAACTGCCGGCTGCATGCAGTCAGGGTGTGCACTTGTCGGCGGCGAGACAGCAGAAATGCCCGGTTTCTATGATAAGGGCGAGTATGATCTTTCAGGTTTTGCGGTTGGGGTTGTTGATCAGGACAAGATCATTAACGGTTCGAAAATCAGGAAAGGTGATGCCATAATCGGGCTTGCATCGAGCGGTATTCACAGCAACGGATATTCTCTGGTTCGAAAGATTTTCTTTGATCATAAAAAGATGAGCGTCAAAAAATTTATCCCTGAATTTGGCAAGACGCTGGGAGAAGAACTGCTCAGTCCTACCACGATCTATGTGAAGGCGTACGCTGCAGTTAAGGCTGCGGTGAAGGTGAAAGGTATGGCGCATATCACCGGCGGCGGTATCCCGGGCAATCTGCCGAGGGTATTTCCTGCAGGATTCGGGGCAATTGTCGAAGAACAGTCCTGGCCTGTGCCGCCTGTTTTTACGGTAATGCAGCGGCTTGGCAATGTCCCTGATGTGGATATGAAGCGCACATTTAATATGGGGATTGGATTTGCCATGATTGTTGACAAGGGGGAAGCCGATAAGACCATTGCCCTTCTGAAGAAGGCAGGGTATAAAGCTTATCGCATCGGCACAATGGAAAAGGCAGCAGAGGGGGTACGCTATGTATAA
- a CDS encoding M23 family metallopeptidase, whose amino-acid sequence MYKVRRLLKRAFTPITIMLIPHTDRKSLSIKVPSVGVLASIILWFIGTVYVFSVAIDAFEYKRMKEKLNYYSSQFMEIKTTMAGLKKAEGDFQKLFSLKSREKVLEHIDTSDTGSIDMEQLKQQIKITMSTVGEIKDYMSQQRDLYVSTPKGWPVEGRLTSGFGSREHPRSGEPQFHTGIDIAADPGRPVRATADGIVSFADWSGGSGNLVALEHGFGFSTYYAHNKMLNVKIGQKVKRGDIIGYIGSTGNSTGPHVHYEVWREGKPMNPSNYLERRTS is encoded by the coding sequence ATGTATAAGGTCAGGAGATTGCTCAAAAGGGCATTTACGCCGATCACGATCATGCTTATTCCGCATACGGACAGAAAATCACTCAGCATCAAGGTTCCTTCTGTCGGTGTTCTTGCTTCGATTATCCTTTGGTTTATCGGTACGGTTTATGTGTTTTCTGTGGCAATTGATGCGTTTGAATATAAAAGAATGAAGGAAAAGTTGAACTATTACTCATCCCAGTTTATGGAAATTAAGACGACCATGGCCGGCCTGAAAAAGGCGGAAGGCGATTTTCAAAAGCTCTTTTCACTTAAATCCAGAGAGAAGGTGCTTGAGCATATTGATACTTCAGATACCGGCTCAATTGATATGGAACAGTTAAAGCAGCAGATTAAGATAACTATGTCGACGGTAGGTGAAATAAAGGACTATATGAGTCAGCAGCGCGACCTATATGTTTCGACCCCAAAGGGATGGCCTGTTGAGGGACGCCTGACATCCGGGTTTGGCAGTCGTGAACATCCCCGAAGCGGTGAGCCTCAGTTTCATACGGGCATTGACATTGCCGCTGACCCTGGCAGGCCTGTGCGGGCAACCGCCGACGGTATCGTAAGCTTTGCTGACTGGTCAGGCGGAAGCGGAAACCTTGTGGCTCTGGAGCATGGCTTTGGGTTTTCTACGTATTATGCGCATAACAAGATGCTGAACGTTAAGATTGGCCAGAAGGTGAAAAGAGGAGATATCATCGGATATATCGGCTCAACGGGTAATTCAACCGGTCCTCATGTCCATTACGAAGTCTGGCGGGAAGGTAAGCCGATGAATCCATCGAACTATCTTGAGAGGAGGACCTCATAA
- a CDS encoding polymer-forming cytoskeletal protein, whose protein sequence is MFNKNVEKLESFIGANSTFKGDIETKGTLRVDGRVDGNIVADWVVLGDKSHVKGDITARGIVVGGRVDGNVKAKEIVEIKNKGQLFGEIFTGKLVIAEGGVFDGRSRMHHEDSGKIIEFQSLEKAKQG, encoded by the coding sequence ATGTTTAACAAGAATGTTGAGAAGCTTGAATCGTTTATCGGAGCCAATTCAACCTTCAAGGGCGATATTGAGACCAAGGGCACGCTCAGGGTTGATGGCAGGGTTGATGGAAATATTGTTGCTGACTGGGTTGTGCTTGGAGACAAGTCACATGTTAAGGGCGATATCACGGCCCGGGGCATTGTTGTCGGCGGCAGAGTTGACGGAAACGTCAAGGCAAAGGAGATCGTTGAGATCAAAAATAAGGGCCAGCTCTTCGGCGAGATATTCACGGGTAAGCTTGTTATTGCAGAGGGCGGTGTTTTTGACGGCAGGTCCCGGATGCACCATGAGGACTCCGGCAAGATTATTGAGTTTCAGTCTCTGGAGAAGGCAAAGCAGGGCTAG
- a CDS encoding Slp family lipoprotein produces the protein MKRLLLFCLLLTTLSSCAHIISAENRENALSTVSLGEVRAHADQYAGKTFIFGGVIAHTAATEMGSELEVIQMPLDEWGYVAAHDQSEGRFIVTARSHLDPLIFRKGREVTISGVLMGTRTEKLGENDYHFPLFKAKEIHLLPRKVYYPASYYGYEPLYYPYYWGGPFFLQPSLYFHMH, from the coding sequence ATGAAAAGGTTACTTCTTTTTTGCTTACTGCTTACAACACTTTCTTCCTGCGCCCATATCATCTCGGCTGAAAACCGTGAAAATGCGCTCAGCACTGTTTCGCTTGGCGAAGTCCGTGCCCATGCTGACCAGTATGCAGGAAAGACGTTTATTTTTGGCGGTGTTATCGCTCATACAGCAGCCACGGAAATGGGGTCCGAGCTTGAAGTTATCCAGATGCCCCTGGACGAATGGGGATATGTGGCCGCGCATGATCAATCAGAGGGCAGGTTCATTGTTACTGCCAGGAGCCACCTTGACCCGCTTATCTTCAGGAAAGGCAGGGAGGTAACCATCTCCGGAGTTCTTATGGGAACAAGGACAGAAAAACTCGGAGAAAATGACTACCATTTCCCGTTATTCAAGGCAAAGGAGATACATCTGTTGCCCCGGAAGGTATATTACCCTGCTTCTTATTACGGCTACGAACCGCTTTATTACCCTTATTATTGGGGCGGTCCCTTCTTTCTGCAGCCCTCTCTGTATTTTCATATGCACTGA